The proteins below are encoded in one region of Syngnathus acus chromosome 2, fSynAcu1.2, whole genome shotgun sequence:
- the e2f1 gene encoding transcription factor E2F1 — protein MSETLITGRTSEDLLADFETLLNPDGVGLGQDHQIVIITSPSNEGLHLDAAPSSTGEILLFATPQGTADVAFQEKRRPALGKPSVKRKLDLDSDHQYVSTSRPSSGRVPPSTPAPPRVPRTVTEKSRYDTSLNLTTKRFLDLLSQSADGVVDLNWASQVLDVQKRRIYDITNVLEGIQLISKKSKNHIQWLGNRVDGESVALHQELRKEVCDLSAAEEQLDKLISKCNLQLRLLTEEPQNKRLGYVRCQDLRTSFDTPDQLVMVIRAPPETQMQVSDPSEGYQVSLKSTRGAIDVFLCPDDSSGVCSPVTESSPSKTSCDPPPHARASRSTPGKDRSSVALEVALSSPVSTSSTLTAASQPESSALLLGAETESLMNSDPFSGLGDMADFDFSTDFLHGEGLPLPLDGFINLSPPHNPDYHFGLEDDLGVTELFDCDFGDLSQVLGES, from the exons ATGTCAGAGACTCTGATAACAGGCCGCACGTCTGAGGATCTATTGGCTGACTTCGAGACTTTGCTCAACCCCGATGGTGTCGGTCTGGGTCAGGACCACCAGATAGTCATCATTACCAGCCCCAGCAATGAGGGTCTCCACCTGGATGCCGCCCCCTCCAGCACGGGAGAAATCCTGCTGTTTGCTACACCACAGGGAACTGCTGATGTGGCCTTCCAAGAGAAGAGAAGGCCAGCACTGGGAAAACCATCG GTTAAGAGGAAGTTGGACCTGGACAGCGACCATCAGTATGTTAGTACGTCCCGGCCATCTTCAGGCCGTGTGCCACCCTCCACACCTGCCCCTCCCAGAG TTCCTCGAACCGTTACGGAAAAGTCTCGCTATGACACGTCCTTGAACCTGACCACCAAGCGCTTTCTGGACCTCCTGTCCCAGTCAGCTGACGGCGTGGTGGACCTGAATTGGGCCTCGCAGGTCCTGGATGTGCAGAAGCGGCGCATCTATGATATCACCAATGTATTGGAAGGGATCCAGCTCATTTCCAAAAAGTCCAAGAACCACATCCAGTGGCT CGGGAACCGTGTCGACGGGGAGTCAGTCGCCCTCCATCAGGAGCTGCGGAAGGAAGTGTGCGACCTGTCTGCAGCTGAGGAGCAGCTGGATAAGCTCATCTCCAAATGCAATCTTCAGCTCCGACTACTCACAGAGGAGCCACAGAACAAAAG GCTGGGCTATGTGCGCTGCCAGGATTTGAGGACGTCGTTCGATACGCCCGACCAGTTAGTCATGGTGATCCGAGCTCCACCAGAAACCCAGATGCAAGTCTCAGACCCCAGCGAG GGTTACCAGGTGTCGCTGAAGAGCACGCGAGGCGCCATTGACGTCTTCCTCTGCCCGGACGACAGCTCCGGGGTTTGCAGCCCCGTGACGGAAAGCAGTCCCTCAAAAACGAGCTGTGACCCCCCGCCGCACGCACGAGCCAGCCGCTCGACGCCCGGCAAAGACAGAAGCTCCGTAGCTCTGGAAGTGGCTTTGTCATCCCCTGTGTCCACGTCGTCCACGCTAACAGCAGCTTCTCAGCCAGAATCCTCGGCGCTGTTGTTGGGTGCGGAAACAG AATCCCTTATGAACAGCGACCCATTCTCAGGCCTGGGGGACATggcagactttgacttctCCACGGACTTCCTCCACGGAGAGGGCCTTCCTCTCCCATTGGACGGTTTCATCAATTTGTCTCCGCCTCACAACCCCGACTACCACTTTGGCCTGGAGGACGACTTGGGCGTCACTGAACTGTTTGACTGTGACTTTGGTGACTTGTCACAAGTTTTGGGGGAGAGTTAG